The Hyperolius riggenbachi isolate aHypRig1 chromosome 3, aHypRig1.pri, whole genome shotgun sequence genome window below encodes:
- the LOC137562771 gene encoding kelch-like protein diablo has product MEEYHRAPLWCTDDYTEFCSEDEGTLHKLIQGLRDFYFTETLCDVTILTEGRTFLCHRVVLASVSPYFRAMFTTCMVESQQGEVSLLDVSSSTIETILHFIYTGEAAITLGNVEALFTVSSRLQITDMQEQCSRFLIKTLNNDNCFWTYRLASTHYHSRLLEMAMKYINWHITSIFKNEDFLHLELGEISKILSSDQLMLSSELSVYHVALSWWKANSSGDRPLPVELRRVIRLQLMLPHEREEVEKGGSWEECDLQELPQFRPRQGMFENWIVFMDLAAEDETSWKDEMRWSYDDYEEEKEDDFFMDAYDPGSNKWNRLMPLKYVSHAECVAVGSYLYVTGGESLDNSISKTFYMYDSMTNDWSELPSMMSPRIMHGFLSFKEKLYVVGGSNEDGILDSMECFDLSKHCWSELFKLPYPLRSFASAQLKGKLYIIGGQTKPEYSIKGLLIYDIASDIWSLIPNKMNVGYGGAVAMDNKVFVIGHYSDRSKESGIGDYSDRYGGAIGGFRYEYEGLTSSTYSGFVLDEKGCLCENLAVPPLPQKIETAVVAQWGHRIYVFGGNDRDEFYKNVYYWTPGNSRWTKCYQGSRPPINRWRDFSCAAIQVPLSKLYPLIPGRSSFSVTSA; this is encoded by the exons GTCTGCGTGATTTCTATTTTACTGAAACACTTTGTGATGTGACCATTTTGACTGAGGGCAGAACATTTCTGTGCCACAG GGTTGTCCTGGCTTCAGTCAGCCCCTATTTCCGAGCCATGTTCACCACCTGTATGGTAGAGTCTCAGCAAGGAGAAGTTTCTCTCCTAGATGTCTCCTCTTCCACGATAGAGACCATCCTGCACTTCATATACACCGGTGAGGCTGCCATCACTTTGGGCAATGTTGAGGCTCTGTTTACTgtatccagccgcctgcagattaCAGACATGCAGGAGCAATGCAGCAG GTTTCTGATCAAGACCCTAAACAATGATAACTGCTTCTGGACTTACAGACTGGCCTCTACCCATTATCACAGTAGACTTCTAGAAATGGCAATGAAATACATCAACTGGCACATAACTAGCATCTTTAAAAATGAAGATTTTCTACACCTTGAACTAGGAGAAATATCAAAGATTCTTTCCTCAGACCAGCTGATGTTGTCTTCAGAACTTTCTGTTTATCACGTGGCTCTTAGCTGGTGGAAAGCCAACAGTTCCGGAGACCGTCCACTTCCTGTAGAACTGCGTAGAGTGATCCGGTTACAGTTAATGCTGCCCCATGAACGAGAAGAAGTAGAAAAAGGTGGAAGTTGGGAAGAGTGTGATCTCCAGGAATTACCACAGTTCAGACCACGGCAAGGTATGTTTGAAAACTGGATTGTTTTCATGGACCTTGCAGCAGAAGATGAGACAAGCTGGAAGGATGAGATGAGATGGAGTTATGATGattatgaagaagaaaaagaggatGATTTCTTCATGGATGCATATGATCCTGGTTCTAATAAGTGGAATAGGCTGATGCCTTTGAAGTATGTGTCACACGCGGAGTGTGTAGCTGTAGGAAGCTATTTGTATGTGACAGGAGGAGAATCGCTGGATAattctatttctaaaacattctaTATGTATGACTCTATGACAAATGACTGGTCAGAGCTTCCAAGCATGATGAGCCCCCGAATAATGCATGGATTCttatcttttaaagagaaactttatgtGGTTGGAGGATCAAATGAAGATGGAATTTTGGACTCCATGGAATGTTTTGACTTGTCCAAACATTGTTGGTCTGAGTTATTTAAACTACCTTACCCATTACGTTCCTTTGCATCCGCACAGCTGAAAGGGAAACTTTACATCATAGGTGGACAAACTAAACCAGAATATAGCATTAAAGGATTGCTGATTTATGATATTGCATCAGATATATGGAGTCTCATTCCAAATAAAATGAATGTCGGCTATGGTGGAGCAGTAGCAATGGATAACAAGGTGTTTGTGATTGGTCACTATAGTGATCGATCTAAAGAAAGTGGGATTGGTGACTATAGTGATCGATATGGAGGTGCGATTGGTGGCTTTAGATATGAATACGAAGGACTTACTTCATCTACATATAGTGGTTTTGTCTTGGATGAAAAAGGATGTCTTTGTGAGAACCTCGCAGTCCCACCACTTCCACAAAAAATAGAAACTGCTGTAGTTGCTCAATGGGGTCACAGAATCTATGTTTTTGGCGGTAACGATCGGGACGAGTTTTATAAGAATGTGTATTATTGGACACCAGGTAACTCAAGATGGACAAAGTGTTACCAAGGATCCCGTCCCCCTATTAACCGTTGGAGAGACTTTAGTTGTGCTGCTATACAGGTACCTCTGAGCAAACTTTACCCTCTTATTCCCGGCCGGTCAAGTTTTTCAGTGACCTCTGCTTAG